Proteins co-encoded in one endosymbiont 'TC1' of Trimyema compressum genomic window:
- a CDS encoding YgeY family selenium metabolism-linked hydrolase has product MDKEFQKIVFQFIESKSYTGQEKSMVETVKKVMESLDYDEIIIDDAGNIIGGIHGLEEGPVVLFDGHIDTVEADNVTEWTESPFSHYIADGKLFGRGTSDMKGAFAAMVYAAGTLERGKLKGSAYVSGTIHEETAEGYSINNVLDIVKPDVVVIGEATELRINIGQRGRGEIVLETYGKSAHSSNPNIGINSVLKMNKALLAIEEKYVEKEDVLGKGILVLTDIISTPYPGQSVIPRVCQVTFDRRLLLGETRENVLEGIAAVLEPLKEQDSEFSYKLYFRENNFKTYTGFSFSGDKFYPPWKIDEEDTVVVKAKEALIKAGIKPEISVYSFCTNGSTTCGERGIKTIGFGPGREQEAHITNEFISIDDLEKSIIGYRFLALALTGEGEI; this is encoded by the coding sequence ATGGATAAAGAATTTCAAAAAATTGTTTTTCAATTTATAGAAAGCAAAAGCTATACCGGACAAGAAAAATCAATGGTAGAAACTGTAAAAAAAGTTATGGAATCTTTGGATTATGATGAAATAATTATTGATGATGCTGGAAATATTATTGGCGGTATTCATGGCTTAGAAGAGGGACCAGTAGTTCTTTTTGATGGCCATATTGATACAGTAGAAGCTGATAATGTTACAGAGTGGACAGAAAGTCCTTTTTCACATTATATTGCTGATGGCAAATTATTTGGAAGAGGGACTTCTGATATGAAGGGTGCTTTTGCGGCTATGGTTTATGCTGCTGGTACACTTGAAAGAGGCAAACTTAAAGGTTCTGCTTATGTATCTGGAACTATTCATGAAGAAACAGCGGAAGGTTATTCAATTAATAATGTTTTAGATATTGTTAAACCAGACGTTGTGGTTATTGGTGAAGCAACAGAGTTAAGGATTAATATTGGACAACGGGGAAGAGGAGAAATAGTTTTAGAAACTTACGGTAAATCAGCTCATTCTTCTAATCCTAATATTGGTATTAACAGTGTTTTAAAAATGAATAAAGCGTTACTTGCTATTGAAGAAAAATATGTGGAAAAAGAAGATGTTTTAGGAAAAGGTATTTTAGTGTTAACCGATATTATTTCTACACCGTATCCAGGACAATCAGTTATTCCTAGAGTATGCCAAGTGACTTTCGATAGGAGACTGTTATTAGGGGAAACAAGAGAAAATGTTTTAGAAGGTATTGCAGCTGTTTTAGAGCCTTTAAAAGAACAAGATTCTGAATTTTCCTATAAATTATATTTTAGAGAAAATAATTTTAAAACATATACTGGATTTTCATTTTCAGGAGATAAGTTTTATCCACCCTGGAAAATTGATGAAGAGGACACGGTAGTTGTGAAAGCAAAAGAAGCTTTAATAAAGGCGGGAATTAAACCTGAAATAAGTGTTTATTCCTTTTGCACAAATGGTAGCACAACCTGTGGTGAAAGAGGTATAAAAACAATTGGTTTTGGTCCGGGTAGAGAGCAAGAAGCCCATATTACTAATGAATTTATAAGTATAGATGATTTGGAAAAAAGTATTATTGGGTATCGCTTCCTAGCTTTGGCTTTAACAGGAGAAGGAGAAATTTAA